Proteins from a genomic interval of Aspergillus flavus chromosome 7, complete sequence:
- a CDS encoding putative aldo-keto reductase, translating into MMADEYSDSPQGSTIFELNNGMKIPALGFGAMKKGLVLPEEERDYVRSLIVQAIKAGYRLIDTSKIYATEDLVGEAIKESGVPRSEITVLTKLSSDDHHDVRAAFERSRRLLDTYIDIYIMHWPQGFTKDVSRPLAPEESPTYIEVYKEMEKLVGPDCRGIGVGNLTQRTLDMLLKETEIKPVVNEIEIHPGNPNTKLVPYCLERGIRPVAWGPLAGGPTSHYSDTSSIYESSVLTSLSSRYELSVGTIILSWLVQRGIVVIPHSSSLARLSENRRLARLTDLEIQEINSLHEEIGRTRLIDSVPQVWMEVPGKGKTIMGWTVQEIGWVDDKGECLV; encoded by the exons ATGATGGCCGATGAATACAGTGACAGTCCTCAGGGCTCAACCATCTTCGAGCTGAACAATG gAATGAAAATACCCGCGCTCGGTTTTGGTGCTATGAAAA AAGGCTTAGTTTtaccagaagaagagagggacTATGTCCGAAGTCTCATAGTGCAAGCCATTAAAGCTGGCTATCGCCTAATCGACACATCTAAAATCTACGCCACCGAGGACCTTGTTGGAGAAGCCATCAAGGAGTCAGGAGTACCTCGGTCTGAGATCACTGTTTTGACAAAGCTATCTAGTGATGATCACCATGATGTGCGCGCAGCTTTTGAGAGATCGCGGCGCTTGCTCGATACCTACATTGATATTTATATCATGCATTGGCCGCAGGGATTTACAAAAGATGTGTCACGCCCATTGGCACCGGAGGAGAGTCCAACCTATATAGAGGTCTacaaggagatggagaagctcgTGGGGCCTGACTGCAGAGGCATTGGGGTCGGCAACCTTACACAGAGGACATTGGATATGTTGCTTAAAGAAACGGAAATCAAGCCTGTGGTCAACGAAATCGAGATTCATCCTGGGAACCCCAATACGAAATTGGTTCCATATTGTCTGGAAAGAGGCATACGTCCGGTCGCTTGGGG CCCCTTAGCAGGCGGACCCACAAGTCATTACTCGGACACTTCCTCGATTTATGAGAGTTCCGTCCTCacctctctttcttcacgCTACGAACTCTCTGTCGGGACTATCATTCTATCATGGCTTGTTCAACGTGGAATAGTCGTCATTCCTCATTCAAGCTCATTGGCTAGGCTGTCCGAGAATAGACGCCTGGCGAGACTAACCGACTTGGAAATCCAGGAGATAAACTCTTTGCACGAAGAAATTGGGAGAACACGGCTTATCGATTCAGTGCCCCAGGTCTGGATGGAGGTAccagggaagggaaagaccATTATGGGATGGACAGTACAGGAGATTGGGTGGGTGGATGACAAGGGAGAATGCTTGGTTTGA
- a CDS encoding putative enterobactin transporter MirA (siderophore iron transporter mirA), with protein MEQEAISQSQPHRPTDTSSSNKETDDRITEVLPQKHDVETGSTADSAQAGVQRAAILQKTWSKKGMIITFMGLFLYTLATHFGDYSSQVYIPYTTSSFKNHSSMSAARVASNIASITAYPIIAKLGDVFGRGEMFTFSILITTLCYVIYAACTNISQYAIAAVFHSVGSTGFGLTQQVFIADVTNLVNRGLWSTLPDSISTIPTLYLGTTIGQSVLDHSTWRWGWGMWAIVLPICGLPLLGSVFFHQHKAMKNGLGKKRLAAQLGLNASQPWWKQAYELLWVQLDLPGALLLLAGLALTLIPISLTGANRSDRWQSATFIAILVVGIVLLVLFALWDIFVAKKPFIPYRMVRSKTVAAACLLGALDFLHYSMFTVFYSSYLQVVGGYSPGHATRIDNALRVSFQASGIFAGLFMKYTKRSQIWVLIGAPLCVLGMGILLYLIDMGDGKMGNEASFVTAKALIGIGRGFYQTASQVSAQAVVTKQEISVVTAVFFASMGVGGAIGTSISGAIWRNNLPTKLRQYLPEELKPQTMAIFQSIVTAKKYAKGTPAREAIDRSYRETQRLLAIGGLCAVSPMLIVMFFLKNVHLDKRDNVVGDAEERLDKVEGEAGKQVS; from the exons ATGGAGCAGGAAGCAATATCTCAATCGCAGCCCCACAGGCCAACGGATACAAGTTCAAGTAACAAAGAGACAGATGATCGAATTACTGAGGTTCTACCCCAGAAGCACGATGTTGAGACAGGTTCGACCGCCGATAGTGCTCAAGCAGGAGTACAGCGAGCAGCAATACTACAAAAGACGTGGTCTAAAAAGGGGATGATAATTACATTTATGGG TCTCTTTCTATACACACTCGCGACACACTTCGGAGATTATTCTAGCCAGGTTTACATTCCATACACCACAAGTTCCTTTAAGAACCACTCCTCGATGAGTGCAGCAAGAGTTGCTAGTAACATCGCAAGTATCACTGCATATCCTATTATTGCTAAACTTGGAGAT GTATTCGGGAGAGGGGAGATGTTCACCTTTTCGATCCTGATCACCACATTGTGCTATGTCATTTATGCTGCATGCACGAATATATCGCAATATGCT ATTGCTGCAGTCTTTCACTCTGTTGGTTCCACCGGCTTCGGTCTCACACAGCAGGTCTTTATTGCCGATGTTACAAACCTGGTCAACCGTGGTCTATGGTCCACGTTACCGGACTCAATCTCTACCATACCAACACTATACCTTGGCACGACAATTGGGCAATCGGTGTTGGACCACTCCACATGGCGCTGGGGCTGGGGCATGTGGGCTATCGTACTGCCTATCTGTGGTCTTCCACTACTGGGTTCCGTATTCTTCCACCAACACAAAGCAATGAAAAACGGGCTTGGGAAAAAGCGCCTTGCTGCTCAGCTCGGATTGAACGCCTCTCAGCCATGGTGGAAACAGGCATACGAACTATTATGGGTTCAGCTCGATCTTCCGggtgctcttcttcttctagcAGGTTTGGCTCTAACTTTGATACCTATTTCCTTAACGGGGGCGAATCGAAGTGATCGCTGGCAGAGTGCTACATTCATTGCAATACTCGTCGTGGGTATCGTACTCCTTGTTCTCTTTGCTCTGTGGGATATTTTCGTGGCCAAGAAGCCATTTATCCCGTACAGGATGGTCAGGAGTAAgactgttgctgctgcgtGTTTGTTAGGAGCCTTGGACTTTCTCCATTACTCCATGTTCACCGTTTTCTACAGCAGTTACCTTCAAGTGGTGGGTGGCTATTCCCCCGGACATGCAACTAGAATTGA TAACGCCCTCCGCGTATCCTTCCAAGCCTCAGGCATCTTCGCCGGTCTTTTCATGAAATACACCAAACGGTCGCAAATCTGGGTGCTAATTGGCGCTCCTCTCTGCGTCCTTGGCATGGGCATCCTTCTCTATCTAATCGACATGGGAGACGGTAAAATGGGCAACGAGGCATCTTTCGTGACAGCAAAAGCACTAATTGGTATCGGACGCGGATTCTACCAAACCGCATCGCAGGTCTCAGCGCAAGCTGTAGTAACTAAGCAAGAGATATCCGTCGTGACggctgtcttcttcgcctccaTGGGAGTAGGCGGGGCGATTGGGACCAG TATATCTGGAGCAATATGGAGAAACAACCTTCCCACGAAGCTACGACAATACCTTCCCGAGGAACTAAAGCCGCAAACAATGGCTATCTTCCAGTCTATTGTCACGGCGAAGAAGTATGCTAAGGGGACGCCAGCCAGGGAGGCTATTGATCGCAGTTATCGGGAGACACAACGCCTTCTGGCTATTGGGGGGCTGTGTGCTGTTTCGCCGATGCTTATTGTtatgttcttcttgaagaatgTACATCTTGATAAGCGAGATAATGTGGTTGGGGATGCGGAGGAAAGGTTAGATAAAGTAGAGGGTGAAGCAGGGAAGCAGGTATCTTGA
- a CDS encoding putative enterobactin esterase IroE-like protein, producing MFAYAPNTIQLELKSSDGDAYLIQVAWPLAWDDPKAHGHSGSIIYVLDGNALFFTTTEAARRSAMLPTSDNAVVVGIGYPIEDRPYSPRRHYDYTPPCDKYEAPCGIDGQQQALPHGGANQFLDFLVSTVRATLLADVFPGLCVNKEILIGHSLGGLCTLHALFQHLTPFDTFIALSPSIWWNKEFILGEAERFLRQHLDVVGSEAYITLPTLIIIYGSLEQDRRCHPSWSEDKCRRVKALSHERKMKDNADTLADCLRQSGRLRKVRVKEYQEEDHGSVVGGGISWAVGAVLDDGRFFSDGDDELTHFHSLTEPLQFPHDSLRQG from the exons ATGTTTGCATATGCTCCCAATACAATACAGCTGGAGCTGAAGAGCTCCGATGGTGATGCCTACCTGATTCAAGTGGCATGGCCTCTAGCCTGGGACGATCCTAAGGCCCACGGTCATAGTGGCTCCATCAT CTATGTGCTTGATGGTAATGCACTCTTCTTTACAACAACCGAAGCCGCCCGCCGTAGCGCAATGCTTCCCACAAGCGATAATGCGGTGGTGGTAGGAATCGGGTATCCAATCGAAGACAGGCCCTACAGTCCGCGAAGGCATTATGACTACACACCCCCATGTGATAAGTACGAAGCACCATGCGGAATCGACGGTCAGCAACAGGCTTTGCCTCACGGTGGTGCAAATCagtttcttgattttcttgtcAGCACCGTAAGGGCTACTTTGCTTGCAGACGTTTTCCCTGGCCTATGCGTCAATAAAGAGATCCTAATCGGTCATTCTCTGGGCGGGCTTTGCACATTACATGCACTTTTCCAGCACCTAACACCTTTTGATACCTTTATTGCCCTCAGTCCGTCAATATGGTGGAACAAAGAGTTTATCCTGGGAGAAGCAGAGCGGTTCTTGAGGCAGCATCTGGATGTTGTTGGGTCTGAGGCGTATATCACATTGCCTAccttaataattatatatgGGAGCTTGGAACAAGATCGTCGGTGCCACCCAAGCTGGAGCGAGGATAAATGCCGGAGGGTCAAAGCTTTGTCACacgaaagaaagatgaaagacAACGCAGATACGCTAGCAGATTGTTTGCGACAAAGTGGGCGATTAAGAAAGGTACGGGTAAAGGAATATCAGGAAGAGGATCATGGGAgtgtggttggtggtggtattaGTTGGGCAGTCGGAGCTGTTTTGGATGATGGACGGTTCTTTTCTGATGGGGACGATGAGCTGACACACTTCCACTCTTTAACTGAACCTCTCCAGTTCCCTCATGACAGCTTACGTCAGGGTTGA
- a CDS encoding uncharacterized protein (expressed protein), whose product MADNTPSAAELMADTLGGDGENCQDNLGKCNNSLNKVTNQLHTCKKSISDINFLKKKYEEVAWKALRSMPYFNLDQRYYTVDGATYVVYVGVSLSTYGRPVHAPDLQTYVRVLGSVIRNPVVGLRIFGRTQNSVTHGLLLHQGLASIWIELPPFVLGNMVHILV is encoded by the coding sequence ATGGCAGACAACACACCTTCAGCAGCTGAGCTCATGGCTGATACCTTGGGCGGCGACGGCGAAAATTGTCAAGACAATCTGGGTAAatgcaacaacagcctcAACAAAGTCACGAACCAGCTGCACACGTGCAAAAAGTCCATTTCAGATATCAATTtcctgaagaagaaatacgAGGAGGTAGCGTGGAAGGCTCTGAGATCTATGCCTTACTTCAACCTGGATCAAAGGTATTACACCGTCGACGGCGCTACCTACGTTGTCTATGTTGGAGTTTCTTTAAGTACCTATGGCCGCCCTGTCCACGCCCCTGATTTACAGACCTATGTTAGGGTGTTAGGATCTGTAATAAGAAATCCGGTTGTCGGGCTGCGCATTTTCGGCCGTACTCAAAACAGTGTGACACATGGACTCTTGTTGCACCAAGGCCTGGCTTCGATATGGATAGAATTGCCGCCGTTCGTGCTTGGTAATATGGTTCACATTTTAGTCTAA
- a CDS encoding cell wall associated protein: MRLTHPIWLIALIGGRQVCLGAPHESGCGLDHLDWLALHNDAHVAIDAQIPDLNGEAVVEDREVDDFWFGKDEEIWNAKDNDQYNSGQVLLQSPLEENVPLDEVASDSISFDCKTKEQVIYNGQSQMVFTEVRNKAPQKVDKLIIETPDLRPWNLSIAKFWGSCPGTKPGATRIRCEYIDVHPGSVRIAQIKVQLGEYEGSAIEFPMKMTSYVNGHLKDDKEVKVHWDKREPLVYKQTDPSKFPQPRTFKVSPLVSPPDEALRLRQQFHWSDLQSTGFYLNPNEPLTVFVESSVRDGPKPRLVLGPPALVHPDHGKEHVPAQLVELPPLENGRNKIVHNFGGIIYIRYTHRASDQPPPPVFLRLGDTAEPFPLFREGSTTDAQWKSMLDVTKVPFAEHDGKRVIITGLAKHAKKYADNGQRQQELLDTYAHIIAIQDRFSALKYNARDPRDRPSLLRPMVVESVNSGVATATNYRAAIPNRLSDQIYWVPRLRNSWMVFHELGHQRQITRTWSWRAMTEVTVNIYSLANLREYKPPGHRNVAEWDNAKQYLAKPSKEKDFDSAGFYLSLVMFEQLRVVFGDGFYHELHRDARHTLVVDKDADKKHHFMTKAAQLTRQDLTEYFTKWGLKPENRTINEMKKQPKPKRDYTKTPVYGGH, from the coding sequence ATGAGGCTAACTCATCCTATATGGCTCATCGCCTTAATTGGTGGACGACAGGTGTGTCTTGGGGCTCCTCATGAGTCTGGCTGCGGGCTGGACCATCTGGACTGGTTGGCCCTACATAACGATGCACATGTAGCCATCGACGCTCAGATACCTGACCTCAATGGGGAGGCTGTGGTTGAGGACAGAGAAGTGGACGATTTCTGGTTCGGCAAAGACGAAGAGATCTGGAATGCCAAGGACAATGACCAGTACAATTCTGGGCAGGTTCTGCTTCAGTCACCGCTGGAGGAGAACGTCCCTCTTGACGAGGTTGCAAGTGACTCTATCTCTTTCGATTGTAAAACCAAAGAGCAAGTCATTTATAATGGCCAATCGCAAATGGTATTTACTGAGGTGCGCAACAAGGCACCCCAAAAGGTGGACAAACTCATTATAGAAACGCCAGACTTGAGACCATGGAATCTATCGATCGCCAAGTTCTGGGGTTCGTGCCCTGGAACAAAGCCTGGCGCGACGAGGATTCGATGCGAGTACATAGATGTGCATCCGGGCTCGGTAAGGATTGCACAGATCAAAGTTCAACTCGGGGAATACGAGGGCTCGGCTATCGAATTCCCAATGAAAATGACGTCGTATGTAAATGGCCATCTCAAAGACGACAAGGAGGTGAAGGTTCATTGGGACAAACGCGAACCCTTGGTGTACAAGCAAACCGACCCTTCGAAGTTCCCCCAACCTCGCACATTTAAGGTATCTCCACTCGTGTCTCCACCCGATGAGGCTCTTCGATTGAGACAGCAATTCCACTGGTCGGACCTCCAGTCCACGGGCTTCTACCTCAATCCAAACGAGCCGCTCACCGTCTTTGTGGAATCCAGCGTAAGAGATGGACCTAAACCTCGGCTTGTGCTGGGGCCTCCGGCTTTGGTTCACCCCGATCACGGTAAAGAGCATGTTCCGGCTCAGCTAGTGGAGCTTCCTCCGTTGGAAAATGGCAGAAACAAGATCGTCCATAACTTCGGCGGCATTATCTACATTCGGTATACTCACAGGGCTTCCGACCAGCCCCCACCTCCAGTGTTCTTGAGGCTTGGTGACACAGCTGAGCCATTTCCATTATTCCGTGAGGGCTCGACTACTGATGCTCAGTGGAAGAGTATGCTGGATGTAACAAAGGTTCCTTTTGCCGAACACGACGGCAAGCGAGTAATCATCACGGGTCTCGCGAAGCACGCCAAGAAATATGCGGACAACGGCCAGCGCCAGCAGGAACTGTTAGACACTTACGCGCATATAATAGCTATCCAGGATAGATTCAGTGCTCTGAAGTACAATGCGCGCGATCCAAGAGACAGACCGAGTCTACTCCGGCCCATGGTGGTAGAATCAGTGAATAGTGGCGTCGCCACTGCAACTAATTATCGCGCTGCCATCCCCAACAGACTATCTGACCAGATATATTGGGTCCCAAGGCTGCGTAATTCATGGATGGTCTTTCACGAACTGGGCCACCAGCGCCAGATTACCCGTACCTGGAGCTGGCGGGCAATGACGGAAGTCACAGTCAATATTTACAGTCTGGCAAATCTGCGCGAATATAAACCTCCAGGCCACAGAAATGTCGCAGAGTGGGACAATGCAAAGCAGTATCTCGCTAAGCCcagcaaggaaaaggacTTCGACAGCGCTGGCTTCTATCTCAGTCTTGTGATGTTCGAGCAACTCCGTGTTGTTTTTGGGGATGGTTTCTACCATGAGCTGCATCGGGACGCCCGCCACACGTTAGTTGTTGACAAGGATGCCGATAAAAAACATCATTTCATGACCAAGGCGGCCCAACTGACTAGGCAGGATCTGACCGAATATTTTACAAAATGGGGCCTCAAGCCGGAGAACCGCACAATCaatgaaatgaagaaacaGCCTAAGCCGAAGCGTGACTACACCAAGACGCCCGTCTACGGAGGGCATTAA